The window ACAGCGAGACATGTGATGAGCGAGGCCCACGACGCCGAGCGCGTGACCCCAACCAGCCTGATGGAGATGCTCCGCTCGCTCGACTGGCGGCTGGAGCTGATCGGCATTGCGCTGGTGCTGGCCGAGACGGCGCTGCTCTACCTTGTCACCGGCGTCCTGTTGAGCGACAGCTCCCCCGAGTCACGCGTGCTCTCGGCCTGGATCGTCGGCTTTGTCATGCTCACCGCGCACATCATCCCGCGCCTGCTCGATGAGTGGCGCGTCTGGGGCGCGCAGTACGAGGCGATCATGGGGGTCGGCATCGTCGTGACCCTGCTGGTCGCGATCAAGGCGGGCTCGTTCCCCCACATTGCAGTCTGGGATCTCAGCTGGCTTCGCCAGACGGTGCGCGCCTTTGCGCTGCTGGGCACCGATTCCGCCCGGCCGGTCTGGGGCATGGTCGCGCTCGTCGCCTATGCCTGGTGGCGTGGTCGGACGCGTGAGCTTCCGGCGGTCGATAGCGCCTACATGATGCTGCGAGCCGGTAGCGCGGTCCTCGCCGTGCTCATCGTCATCGTGCTGGCCGCGACCAGCCCGACCGATCAGGTGCATCAGCGGCTCAGCGTCGCGACCATCGCGTTCTATGTCTGCGCATTGGGCGCGATCGGCTTTGCCCGCCTCAAGCTCGAAGGCTTCCGCACCAGCTCGCCACTTGGTCCGCGCTGGCTGGCGACGTTTGCTGCGCCGATCCTGACCGTGCTCGCACTGGCGATCATCGGTGCCGGCATCTTCTCGCGGCAGTTCCTCGACACCGTCCTCTGGATGCTGTCGCCGCTGCTGTTCCTGCTGAATTTCATCTTCGAGGCGGTCATCCTGATCATGGCCGTGCTGGCCTACATCATCCTGACGCCGCTCGTCTGGCTGATTGGCACCCGCGAACCGATTTCCCGCACCGTCTCAACACCGGCACCGATGGAGAACAACGGGCAGCTCGACCAGTTCACCCAGCGTGCCGTCGATGTGCCAGACGCGATTCGCTACCTTGTAGCTGCACTGATCCTGCTGGCCATATTCGCCGTCCTGACCAAGTTCGTGTTCCGCCGCCGCCGTCGCGAGCGCGAACCGACCGACGAAGAGCGCGAGTCGATCCTCGACTGGGACGATATGCTCGGTTCGCTGGCCAATCGCTTCCGGTCGTTGTTCCAGCGCGAGCAGCCCGTCGTTGTCGACCCGCTGGCGGACTTGCGGGGCGATCCGCGCTGGCAATACACGATTGCGATCCGCGAGACGTATCAGCGTTTGCAACGCCGGGGCGCGGATCTCGGTCGCCGGCGTCGGGTCGCCGAGACGGCGGACGAGTATCGACCCGGTGTGACCGGCACACTGTCCGCGCCGAATGGCGATTCCGCCGTGCGCGCGATTACCGACCGCTATCGCGACGCGCGCTACAGTGGCGAGCCGGCGACTGCCGCCGATGCCGAAGATGCGGCCCGCGCCTGGCAGGAGATCGACCGCAACAACGCCGGTCGATCGTCAGGCTGAGCTGCTGAGAAGAGCAACACTCCCGATGCCTGACCTGTTCACCTCGACACTTCCTGTTCCGCTGCCGCCCGATGCGCCGGCCGGAATCTATGTGCATGTGCCGTTCTGCCGCCATATCTGCCCGTATTGCGACTTCAACACCTACGCCGGTCAGGAAGACCGCATTCCGGCTTACGTCGATGCCGTCGTGCGCGAGATCAGCCTGCGTGCGGGTGAAACTGCTGGCGCGCCGACGCTCTATTTCGGGGGCGGCACCCCTTCGCTGCTCGCACCCGCGCAGATCGCGCGGATCGTCGCAGCATCGCGAAGCGCGTTCGGGCTTCGTGCCAATGCCGAGGTATCGATGGAAGCCAACCCGGAGACGCTCGATCTGGAAACCCTGTCTGGCTATCGAGCTGCCGGTGTGAACCGCATCTCGATCGGCATCCAGTCGCAGCAGCGGGCCGGACTTCGCGTGCTTGGTCGTGGGCACACCGCCACCAGGGCTACCACCGCGCTCTCGCTCGCTCGTGAGGCGGGGTTCGCGAACGTTAGCCTCGACTTCATCTACGGCTGGCCGGGGCAGACGTCTGAAGACTGGGAGCACGATCTGCAGACCATCCTCGACTGGTCGCCGGAGCACGTCTCGCTCTACGCGCTCATCGTCGAGCCGGGCACGCCGATGCAGATGGCTGTGAAGCGCGGCATCCTGCGTCCGCTGGACGACGATGTCGTTGCCGACCGCTACGATCGCGCCAGCGAGGTTCTGGCCAACGCGGGCTGGGAGCACTACGAGATCTCGAACTGGGCGCGCGAACCAGAGTACCGTTCGCAACACAATCAGTTGTACTGGCAGAACGGGCCGTATTTGGGGATCGGTGCTGGTGCCTTCGGCACGTTTGGCGGCGAGCGCCTCAGCAACCACCTGCTGCCCGAGCGCTACATCGCTGCGCTCAACGACGGACAGCTGCCGATTGCGACGCGCGAAACGATCGACGACGCCACCGCACTGAGTGAGACGATGATGCTCGGCATGCGCCTGCTGCGCGATGGCGTGTCCGACGCGGACGTTATGGCACGCCACGGCGTCGATATACGAGGGCGCTACGCGAATGACGTCGCGCGGCTCGTCGACATTGGCCTCGTTGAGTGGCAAGCGCAGCGCTTGCGCCTCACTCCGCGTGGTGTTCTCGTTGCGAACGAGGTTTGCGCCGCGTTTCTCTCCTAGCGATCCTGCTACCATCACTGTATCGATTCACCCCTAGCGGGAGCGGCAGGTGTATAGGACGGCGATTCGTCTCTCGATAGCGTTGATCTTCCTCGGAGTGATCGTTGCCTGCTCGGGTCCGAGTCGTCGCGATGCCACACCCGTCGTCGTCGAGTCGCCTGCGCCGATCGTGCCGACCGCGCCCCGAATCGTCGAAACGCCAGTGATGCCGACGGTCGCGACCGTCGAGCCAACCGCCACCGTCATCCCGACGCAGATCCCGATGTCAACACCCACCCCAAGAGCAACGCCAACGCCAACACCGGAGGTTCCGCCCAGCGCGATCGAGAGCGCCTTGCTGGCGATGCTTCCAAGCGACAATACCCTGCCGACAGGCTGGGAACTGATCTCTGCCAACACGCTCCGCGGACGCCCAACCGGATCGCTGCTCTGCGGCATCGATCCGTTTCCGGGTGCAGCGAAAAAGCTCGGCGCGGTCGAGTCGGAGTATCAGCGTGTCGACGCGCCGTCGCTGTCCGTCATTCAGGAGCTGACTGCCTATCGCGACCCTGACGCCGTCGCCGCGATGGACTGGGCGCGGGAGTCGCTGACGTGCAGCAACTGGACCGATAGCGACGGCTCGCGCATTGAGCTATCGCCGTTCGAGGAAGCCGACATTGGCGACGAAGCGCTCGTCGCCGATTTCACGGTCGTCGTTGATGCCAGCGGGCGTCTGCATGGCCGTTGGTACCTGATTCGTCGCGGCGGCATCATCGCCCAGGTGGCGACCGTCAGCGACGTTAAGGCGGCGATCGACGAATCACCCGATGTCGTTGGTATGGCTGTCGAGCTGCTGGATCCCCAGCGACTGGCCGCTGCGACGATCGACCCTGCCGTCCAGTCCTCGCTCGTCGGCATGATGCTGCACGCCGATGACATTGGCCCTGGCTGGCTCAAGCGCGCGTCAGGCCCGAACCCCGATCCCGCGTTTGCGGCTTTCTGCGGCATCCCGCTGTTCGGCGAGGCCGGCGAGCCGTTGGGTGATTCGTTCGCTGTCTTTGAGCAGGCCGATACCGGCTGGATGGTGCGTCAGCGGTTGGTCGCCCTGCCATCCAACGAGGTGCAATCGGCGATGGACGGCGCAGCCCAGGCGCTGACCTGCGGCGAGTGGACCGACGCAGACGGCGTGATCTACACGCTGGAACAACCGCAGCCAGCGCTGGGAGCAGCCGATGGCGTCATCGTGCGTTTCCAGGCCGACCGCGACGGCGAGGTGCGTTTTGGCGCGATTTCGGTGACGCAAATCGGCGCGATCATGAACGCCGTTGTCGTCACTGCGCCCGAGCCGCCGTCGCCCGACATCGTCCTCGCAATCATCCAGCGCGCGACCGACGACATCCACGGTGCCGGCTAACCTGCCACCACTCATCCGCCGAGGAATCCCGGCTGACAGTCTGGTCATCTCGAGCGGCGGTGCTATGATGCGCCCGCCGGCCAGCGTTCGACTGCGACCGGCAGGGCCGTCAGGTACGAGTCGGAGGAGGACGCATGGTAGACGACGACCGCCGCGCCATCGAGCGCGCGATTCTTGGCGACATCTGGACGACCGACGAGCCGTATCAGGTATTGCGCGAATTGTGCGACGACATCGGGCACCGCTATGGTGGCTCGGAGTCGGAGAAGCAAGGCGCTGAATTCCTCAAGAAGAAGATGGAAGAGTACGGGCTGCAAAACGTTCGGCTCGAAGAGTTCAGCATGGCCGGGTGGGATCGTGGCTCAGCCGAGCTCACGCTGATCGAGCCGGTCGAGCGTTCGTTCTCCTGCGTGTCACTGCCGTACTGCCCGGCCGCCGACCTGACCGCTGAGCTGCTCGACGTCGGTGACGGTGAGCTAGCTGATTTTGAGCGGCTGGCTGATCAGGTGAGCGGCAAGATCGTCATCTCCGCTGCCGAGACGAACAGGCCGGGCGAACGCGGCAGCCACCGTACCGACAAGTACGGCTGGGCAGTCGAGCGCGGCGCGGCTGGTTATATTTACGTCAACCAGAATCCGGGCATGCTCCGCATCACCGGCTCGATTACCGGACGCAATCCGGGCGGTGACTCCGCTGCTGATCGCGAAGCCCCGATCCCGGCAGTCGGCGTCTCCCTGGAGGCCGGCTCGATGATCCTGCGCCTGATCGAGCGCAGCGACGGCAAGGGCAAGGTGCATCTCAAGCTGGAAAACCGCACCTTCGAGAGCACCAGCCAGAACGTCATCGGCGAGATCGTCGGCAGCGAGTTCCCCGACGAGGTCGTTCTCATCGGCGGCCACTACGACGGCCACGACATCTCGCAGGGCGCAGGCGATGACGGTGCCGGAACGGTGACTGGCCTTGAGGCGGGCCGGGCTCTGGCTGCCCACGCCGGCAAGATCAAGCGCACCATCCGGGTCATCTGCTTCGGATCCGAAGAAGTCGGCCTGCTCGGTGCTGCGCACCACGCCAAGGTCACCGATCCTGACAGCTACCGCTTCGCGCTGAACCTCGATGGTGCTGGCCGTGGCCAGGGCGGGCAGGAGCAGATCACGCTCTCCGGTTGGCCGGCACTGGGCACCTGGTTCGAGAAGTTCTCAAAAGACAGTGCCTACCCGTTCACCATCCAGGATCAGCTGAACTCACATTCCGACCATTTCCCGTTCGCGCTGCGTGGTATCCCGAACGGCACGCTCAACTCGCGGGACTCCACCGCAGGCATGATCGGGCGTGGCTGGGGCCACACCGAGGCCGACACGTTCGACAAGATCCACCTCCGCGGTCTGCAGATGTCGGCGGCGCTGGTAGCGCGCGTCGCACTGGCCGTTGCCAACGCCGAGGATTGGCCGGTCGAACGCATGAGCGAGGATGAGACGCGGGCGCTCCTGGAGCGCAACAACCTGCTGGCGCGCTCTGAGCGCAGCGGACGCTTCCCGCCACAGCAGGCCTGATCCGCCAGCTTTTCGCGCGGTCCGTCCCTCTTCGGGCGGGCCGCGCTTCTCATCCCGGAGCACGGCATGCCCTACGACAAGCTCTATCTTCTTGTGAGCGGTGCCGGTACAGCGCGCCGCATTCCGGAACTACTCGCGTCCCTGACCTCGGCGTTCGCAAGCACCGTCACGATCCTGACGCCCAATGCCACTCGGGTTGTCAGTCCGCGTGAGCTCGCCCTCGTCGCGGGACATCGCATCGTCGATAGTTACTTCGATGAAGCGATCTTGCCGCGCCCGCCGGAGGGCGTGGTGCTGATCGCACCCTGCTCGTTCAACTCGCTCAACAAGCTGGCCGGTGGCATCGCGGACACGTTGGCGCTCTCCGTCGCTGCCGAGGCGATCGGTCGCGGCACGCCGGTCGTCGTGGCCGTGTCGGTTAACAATCCACTCTGGGCGCATCCGCGCACCGCCGAGTCGATCGCAGCGCTGCGGTCCTGGGGTGTCGACGTGATCGATCCCGTCGCCGACGAGCGCGGCTACCTCACGATGGCGGACGCCGCCGTCATCCTTGCCGCGACGCTGGCAGCCGCCCGACGCACGTCAGCTCCCTAGCGCGATCGCCAGCACGCCAAGCGCAATCAACCCCGCGCCGACTATGCGCGGCGGCGTCAGGCGCTCCTTCAGCACGACAACCCCCATGATCGTCGCGAACACGATGCTCGTCTCGCGTAGCGGCACGATATACGACACGCTGCTTCCCGCGACCTTCATCGCCGCCAGCACGATCAGATAGGTGCCCATGTTCAGCACCCCGGCAATCGTCGCGTCGCGCTTTGCTGTCCGCCAGACCAGCCCGGCGGTCTGTCGTCGAGCCATCAGCACGTATGGCGTGATACCGATCGTTAGAATGCCGATCTCGATGTAGACGTAGATCAGCGGGTTGGTGTGCGCCACACCCGCCTTATCGATGATCGAGTAGGTCGTGATGATCAGGCCCGTTAGCAACGCGAACATCAGCCCACGGCGATTCTCGCGTGCCTCGCGCGCCGCGCCGCGCCGATTGGCGATGAGGTTCATGCTCACGATGCCGAGCAGGATCGCGACAATACCCAGTCCGGCCGGTAGCGTCAGCCTTTCTCCCAGGATCGGCATCGCGAAG is drawn from Thermomicrobiales bacterium and contains these coding sequences:
- a CDS encoding DUF4129 domain-containing protein, translated to TARHVMSEAHDAERVTPTSLMEMLRSLDWRLELIGIALVLAETALLYLVTGVLLSDSSPESRVLSAWIVGFVMLTAHIIPRLLDEWRVWGAQYEAIMGVGIVVTLLVAIKAGSFPHIAVWDLSWLRQTVRAFALLGTDSARPVWGMVALVAYAWWRGRTRELPAVDSAYMMLRAGSAVLAVLIVIVLAATSPTDQVHQRLSVATIAFYVCALGAIGFARLKLEGFRTSSPLGPRWLATFAAPILTVLALAIIGAGIFSRQFLDTVLWMLSPLLFLLNFIFEAVILIMAVLAYIILTPLVWLIGTREPISRTVSTPAPMENNGQLDQFTQRAVDVPDAIRYLVAALILLAIFAVLTKFVFRRRRREREPTDEERESILDWDDMLGSLANRFRSLFQREQPVVVDPLADLRGDPRWQYTIAIRETYQRLQRRGADLGRRRRVAETADEYRPGVTGTLSAPNGDSAVRAITDRYRDARYSGEPATAADAEDAARAWQEIDRNNAGRSSG
- the hemW gene encoding radical SAM family heme chaperone HemW; translation: MPDLFTSTLPVPLPPDAPAGIYVHVPFCRHICPYCDFNTYAGQEDRIPAYVDAVVREISLRAGETAGAPTLYFGGGTPSLLAPAQIARIVAASRSAFGLRANAEVSMEANPETLDLETLSGYRAAGVNRISIGIQSQQRAGLRVLGRGHTATRATTALSLAREAGFANVSLDFIYGWPGQTSEDWEHDLQTILDWSPEHVSLYALIVEPGTPMQMAVKRGILRPLDDDVVADRYDRASEVLANAGWEHYEISNWAREPEYRSQHNQLYWQNGPYLGIGAGAFGTFGGERLSNHLLPERYIAALNDGQLPIATRETIDDATALSETMMLGMRLLRDGVSDADVMARHGVDIRGRYANDVARLVDIGLVEWQAQRLRLTPRGVLVANEVCAAFLS
- a CDS encoding M20/M25/M40 family metallo-hydrolase, yielding MVDDDRRAIERAILGDIWTTDEPYQVLRELCDDIGHRYGGSESEKQGAEFLKKKMEEYGLQNVRLEEFSMAGWDRGSAELTLIEPVERSFSCVSLPYCPAADLTAELLDVGDGELADFERLADQVSGKIVISAAETNRPGERGSHRTDKYGWAVERGAAGYIYVNQNPGMLRITGSITGRNPGGDSAADREAPIPAVGVSLEAGSMILRLIERSDGKGKVHLKLENRTFESTSQNVIGEIVGSEFPDEVVLIGGHYDGHDISQGAGDDGAGTVTGLEAGRALAAHAGKIKRTIRVICFGSEEVGLLGAAHHAKVTDPDSYRFALNLDGAGRGQGGQEQITLSGWPALGTWFEKFSKDSAYPFTIQDQLNSHSDHFPFALRGIPNGTLNSRDSTAGMIGRGWGHTEADTFDKIHLRGLQMSAALVARVALAVANAEDWPVERMSEDETRALLERNNLLARSERSGRFPPQQA
- a CDS encoding DMT family transporter, producing the protein MAVGLVLLSAVFHATWNTLTKRSADALSFMFVFGWISLAVYALPTGYLLLHEGLAREAVPFVVVSGCVHIAYACSLAAAYSNGALSLTYPVARGTGVLLVPLFAMPILGERLTLPAGLGIVAILLGIVSMNLIANRRGAAREARENRRGLMFALLTGLIITTYSIIDKAGVAHTNPLIYVYIEIGILTIGITPYVLMARRQTAGLVWRTAKRDATIAGVLNMGTYLIVLAAMKVAGSSVSYIVPLRETSIVFATIMGVVVLKERLTPPRIVGAGLIALGVLAIALGS